The Lolium rigidum isolate FL_2022 chromosome 2, APGP_CSIRO_Lrig_0.1, whole genome shotgun sequence genomic interval aatagcaataaatgaagcggttttcatcttcgccatgaacattaaaagtaaagctaagaacaccagtgttcaatatgaaaaagcggagcgtgtatttctcccacacaaggaatgctaggatccgaatttattcaaatataaacaaaaataaaagcacacagacgctccaagtaaagcacataagatgtgacggaataaaaatatagtttcactagaagtgacctgataagttgttgatgaagaaggggatgccttgggcatacccaagcttagatgcttgagtcttcttgaaatatgcagggatgaaccacgggggcatccccaagcttagacttttcactcttcttaatcatattatatcatcctcctctcttgacccttgaaaacttccttcacaccagactcaaaacaatctcattagagggttagtgcataatcaaaaattcacatgttcgagagaggacacaatcattcccaacacttccggacattacccaaggctactgaaagttaatggagcaaagaaatccactcaacacagtaaaagaggcaatgtaaaataaaaggcagaatctgtcaaaacagaacagtccgtaaaggcgaattttttcgaggcactaacatgctcagatgaagaagctcaaattgaatgaaagttgcgtacatatctgaggaacacgcatgaagttttgcagaatttttaggttctcctacagagagatctactcaaattcgtgacagctaaaaatctgtttctgcgcagaaatccaaatctagtatcaaccttctatcaaagactttacttggcacaacaatgcaataaagtaaagatacaaagttattgctatagtagtaacaagcaccttgactcaaatataaaacaaaaattgcagaaataaaataatgggttgtctcccataagcgcttttctttaacgcctttcagctaggcgcagaaagtgtaaatcaagtaacatcatgagaagaagcatcaacatcataattttccttaaaaacacaacttgtcgcaataggtatcttagatgctccattatctaaatttcccatagtggtactaagggttttatcaattttaggcttataataattctttggcttaggcaccttagagacatacatgaacttttgctccttacccacgtaagctttctccttaaatttaagtgaagaaaaagttgaacccaaggttcccatagcttcttcaagttcaccaatcatatgggtttgattatcatggataacacaagtttctaggacatcaattctttcattaattcctcctagagatttatcaagtttatcagtattatcaagtaatattcccaatttagtctcaacatttggaagatttttctctatggcctccaactttttcatgacatcctcaagagagatttcaattttagcttcattaacaggtggtattccaactaaactctccataatgcaactagcttctaaagcaggagtgcctagaaaGTTAccccccgcaagagtatcaagaacatacctattccagctagagataccaacataaaagttcctaaggaggataatagtggagtgtttcttagtgcacctatgatgagcatcactaattctataccaagcatctttaaaacttgctcccccttgttgcttaaacgaacgaacttctacttcaggattactcattttagcaataaaaaAATAAcctaagcaaaaccgaattaaataaagtaaaacaagtaactaatttttttgtgtttttgatataaagaaagcaaacaaaacagaaactaaaataaagcaagacaataaacaaagtaaagagattgggtgtgagagactccccttgcagcgtgtcttgatctccacggcaacgatgccagaaaaagagcttgataacgcgtgaagcacacgtccgttgggaaccccaagatgaaggtgtgatgtgtacaacaacaagttttgcctcagtaagaaaccaaggttatcgaaccagtaggagatgaaggccacgtgaaggttgttggtgaaggagtgtagtgcggcgcaacaccagggattctggcgccaacgtggaacctgcacaacacaatcaaaatactttaccccaacttaacagtgaggttgtcaatctcaccggcttgctgtaaacaaaggattaaacgtatggtgtcgagaatgatgtttgtttgcaaagaacaacagagaatagtgattgcagtagattgtatttcagatgtaaaagaatggaccggggtccacagttcactagtggtgtctatccaataagataaatagcatgttgggtgaacaaattacagttgggcaattgacaaatagagagggcataacaatgcacatacatatcatgatgactattaTGAGATTTActtggggcattacgacaaagaacatagaccgctatccagcatgcatctatgcctaaaaactccaccttcgggttagcatccgcaccccttccagtattaagttgcaaacaacagacaattgcattaagtatcgtgcgtaatgtaaacaatacaaatatccttagacaaagcattgatgttttatccctagtggcaacagcacatccacaaccttagaactttctgtcactgtcccagattcaatggaggcatgaacccactatcgagcataaatactccctgttggagtcacaagtatcaacttggccagagcctctactagcatctcagtaacttttctcgtatcgtggctctcggtactagggttttcgcgacggaaggattatataggcgaaggggcagagtcgggggacgctcaaggggcccaccccataaggcggcgtggccaggggtggggccgcgccccctgtggtgtggccgcctcgtcgcccctcttcgtctcctcttcggacttctggaaggctccgtggaaaataagaccgtgggcttttgtttcgttcaattccgagaatatttcctgtgtaggatttctgaaacgaaaaacagcagaaacgagagcgacgcttcggcatcttgttaataggttagtgccggaaaatgcatcaaaatgatataaagtgtatataaaacatgtgagtattgtcatataactagcatggaacataagaaattgtagatacgtttgagacgtatcagtacccgaagcaccgtcagtacgtcggcaccccgatcaccaagtacgctcagatgaagacgatcttcactccccggttcgtctgcaaggcgcagctgttccagcctaacttgctggtcagggctatcgacttcattgcagacaatgaagccgagtatgccgcctaccgtaagctgcagccaccggagaggaggagctggcttaggacctggctccgcaaccagtttcctgcttagtgcttctgcttccttctCATGATCCGCTTGGGAGGTGATCTTGTGTCCCTCCATTAGTTAGGACTTGCTACAACCTGATCCCCGGTTTGTAATGAtaaacttgttcgaggtggtatatactaacccctcgtgacgaagctgtgatgcatcacgaagtagttgCTTCGTTCGTGATGCATCACCCACTAAGTACTAGTTGCTGTGTATTACCAACATCTTTTCTGATGAACGGAATCTCATGTGTGTTGTTATTCAGTACTGGGTAACCTTACCACTCAAAGTGAAGGACATCACTGAGCTATCTGCAATCAAACATGCTGTGGGCTGCACGATATGGGAAGAATGGGCTGAAAACGGACAACCAAACGATAGAGCATGAGTTCCATCTCCGGCGCGCAAAAGGCCGCACATGCTACCAAACAAAGTGGTCATGCCCCGTTCGCAACGCGCAATGCCCTCCATCTCGCTAGCGCGGGCCTGCAGGTTttcggcccaggcaaccaaacgctcCCAACAATGTTGTTGCACCGCGGCCTTGCATGCCCCTCGTCATTGCCATCATCTTCTGTTGGGGCCGCCGCTCCCTAGAGGCCACAAATTGTGCCGACGTGCCCGAGCGCCCACGAACATCGACGACGCCTAGGAACTGTTCATGCATTTGCGCCGGCCGAGTTAGAGGTACGAAATCTGGTTCATTTTTCGGCCATTTGCTTGTATGATATTAGCCATTTATTCATCCATGTTGCATGCAGATGGATCTCACCAAAACGATCCAGTTCTTCTACCAGAACACAGAACATGATGGGCACCTTGTCGAACGATGAGGACACCGTCTTCGGAGCTTATGATGGCCGCGGCCTCCTTATGCATGAGCAGACAACTTCTCTTCCGTTAGCAAACAGCTAGCGCACGTCTCTTGAATGAAAGTAGAGTACCACATCGACGGCCACCAAACGGATCAACGCGATCACGCGATTTGTGATTTGTGCGATAAACAGATCGATGGTGCCTTGGGCTTTTTACGTATCTGCCCTTCCTCCCGTTGCTATAAGAGCGTCCTGGTCGCGGGGCAGGGCGGCTAACAGAGCGTGAACCATCTGCTGATTGAGGTAGTGAGGTACCGTCGCTTCTCGGCAATAGAGGAGAATTCTATGGTACTGTAGATTATATCGTTCTCAGCCTGTTCTTGATTTGGGTTGTCTGTTTGACAGAATTCGTGGTTCGTCTTCGATCGtgaagggttttttttttttctgcCTCATCTGCTTTTCGTCCTTCTTCTTGGGGTCGTTTCGCGAAGGAACCTCACGCATTTGGACGAAACCatggcttttttcttcttctccaaaTAAGCTGTCCCCAACCTTCTTTGTTCCCTGGAtttgatgattttgcaaagttttttTCTATGCACCATTCTTCCTGATTTCCTATATTTATCACTTTCTGCGAAGTAACTTGTTTCACTTTTGTGTGCAGCTTGGGTAGTTTGTCAGGTTCGACCAAAACCAGATTTTTTTTGAATGGAGGCAAAATATTTGGGTCATTAATTAATTGAGAAGAGGGtttagtttttaggagaaaatcgagcgaaaacctacaacaacaaAAGGATAAACCCACACAaaccacacacccacacacccACATCCAAGCCTAACAAAGACCTGAACAACATGACCATACCTACTCTTGCTAACACAAGCGACCACAAAGCGATACAGAGATATTGGAGGAAACCTATCAATCAGCTACAGATCCAAAGTAGGCAACAAGCCAACAACCAAGGTGACGTCAAAATCAGAAACCCACCAGAATCAGATTCGGTTGCTTAAGTAGTAAGTACACTCTGTTCTTAATGTTCTACTGCTTCATGCGTGAGTTTTTTCATGTATCGATAGCAGGTCTGGACGTCTGGTAATGTTTGTGTTAGATGCTCTTTATCCGTTATTTAGTTGTGAAGTGGGCACTAACATTCATTTCTGCACAATTACTTTGCTAACCTAGTCATTTTATATGGGTTTTTTAGGATGCCTTGCAAGGTCGGGTGCCCCAAGCTGGATGAGATCAACAATACCAAGACCGGCATCCCGTATCTCAACTTCTTCTACATCTGGGTCGTCTGCCTTTGTTCCAGTAAGTATAACTccattttgtttggcatgggaagGTCTTCCATACGTAGCAAGTGTAGTCCTGCTCTTCTATATTTTTTCCCGATCGAAACCCAGATCATAAATGTTATTTAAGCCAAAAAAAAAGGGTTCACTTATGTGACAGACATTATTATCGTCATAGCCACTGGCGGAGGTACAGCCAAGTCGGGGAGGGGGAAGCCCCCAGCCCATGAACAATTCCTGAAGAAATTGTACGGATTTAACCCATTTGCCCCCTACATTGGTCTAAAATCACATTTCTTACACCATTCAATTTTATTTAGGGTGAATTTCACTTTTTACCCTACAAttatgcatttgtgacacatattaccctaTTTAGTAGAATGTTTAGCAAAATATAACATTTAGGAGACCTTGAATACAATTTAACCTTAGTTTCGCATTTTGCTTGCTATTGTTAGATGGGACATGCATGATATGTCTATGTGACGGGATAAAATATGTAAATATCGGAGGGCGTCATCAAGAATTATGTCCAGAATTCTTTTATACATGTGTTCCATTCCTCGTCAATGTTTTGATATTTTTTGATCCCGGCCATCACCTGACACCTTACCCAATGAATATGCATCAAAAATTTAGGGTCCAAAACTTATAAAAACGGTAATCTACGCGATGTTTCACTTGAaggggtaattagtgtcacaaaaACCAAAATAGGGGGTAAAAGGTGGAATTCACTCTTTAATTTAACTAAATCCTCTTGTACTTATTTTCTATCAGGATCGCATTTAACATCCTCTTCGGCCTTAGCACGACttattggatggcatttgttactaGGGGTCTACTTGGGTTACTTTATGGGATATTAGGACCAATCAAGGTTATTTATTCACTGCATGGGTGACTGACATTAATTTAGAAAATTGTACTTTGTTGTTAAACTCTCATGGTTGTGTCTGCATTCTCCAGGCCTATGCTTGAGAAGTCTGCAGGAAAGAGCACCAAACTCTAGGAATTTCTCTTGTAAGAATAGTTTATCTTTTTGTTTCTGTGTTTTGggctatcagtttattcgttccaAGAAAGACTTAGTATTATCATGTTTATATCACTATAACTAGTGGTTTCTTTCTCCGGCATTATACTGTAGGTTACATCTTCGCGGGCAacagggacggagacaaggggggacgagggggggctagcccccccccccccccaaggttGAGATTTTGTGAAGAATAGTAGGCACTTAAACTGATTTTTCATGGTGATTTATCCATGTCCGCCCCCCTCATAAAGTTCACAACACAGTTCGCCCCCCTCATGTTTCgatcctggctccgtccctggcgGGCAATAGCTTTTGTTGTTGGACCAGCCATCGGAGGAGTTCTTTCACAGGTCAGGACTACTCCACTTTCAGTAGAGTTATAAcaatgggagtggtgttttggaacatgggagcatatgctccctatattttgaaatgcatcttacacatattttaaatttcaaaaaaatcgaaacaaaaaattcgcacgtacatctgcaCATGCtaagcgctcacaaagttgtttcataaaaaataaacttatcatatgacgtgtgtaaaaaagacaaaattcaatgctaaaaacaatgcttttcacatgataagttttctcttttctaCAAAGGtcacaaaaaaaattattttttcgtgaaacttgacgcacacacatatattatggagatgtacatgtagaattttttgtcaaaatttttccacacttcaaaatatgttttcttggtagagggagcatacgcacccaggagccgaattgaatttccgtataaCAATACATAACTATCCTTGCATAATTAACATTCCATTTTGAGAAGTTTCTCAAACTAAGGGCAAGTTATACCTGGGAGCATGGAAAagatgttgcatgtggtagtccAGTAAATCATTGATTTGATAATTCACTGAGAAGTTATAATTATCAGTAGCCATTGATTTAGAGCTTGATAATAGTAGAACATCTACTAGTTGCTACAAAAATGAAATTCTGGACCAATAGGAAAGAAGATTCATATCATGGCTCTTTAGGGATGCTTTACTCTGAGTGAGAGTTCACTAAGTTTATATTTAACCGTGCAAAATGATTACTGGAATTtttgttggaaggatgaacataaCTTCCCTTTGGAGTAATTAGTAATCATGTATGCTGACTAACATTGTTGATTCTCTATCATGTATCAGCCTGCAAAGAAGTACCCCAATGTTTTCTCTCCTGAATCCCTATTTGGAAGGTAAATAGTCGTGCATACTGTTTCAATGATATAACTTTTTAATCATTTAGACCATAAGATAACAGTTATTTACATGTAATTTTAGATTTCCATACTTCCTCCCTTGCTTTGGCATATCGGTTCTGGCGGCAGGAGCATGTGTGGCATGCCTTCGGCTTCCGGTATTCCCTCGCCCCTGCACTATTTCCCTACGAATTCTCTCTCTCCCTTGTATTCCAGCTTGAATAATTTTTTCTTAGGAAACACTACACATGCACGTTGGTGCTGAAGTAATTGATGGAATAGAGTTACAAGCTATTGATATAACCCTGGAACAATCTCGATCAGGGAGATTAGCATCCACAAAGAGCTTGGTAAAGAACTGGCAGTTAATGTCAGCAATTATTGTCTACTGTATCTTCTCTCTCTATGATACAGCTTATTATGAGGTTTCAGAAACATCGTAGTGTAAAAATGTGTTGGTATCTATCTTATCTATTCTATAGATATCAATGAATTAGAGACCTCAAGCAAATTCACATGTTAATGTGTTTGTAAATTCCACCTTCAGATATTTTCACTCTGGGCTGTGAGCAACAGAAAAtaccatagtttaaaatagccggctattggAAATAGCGGCAGCATTTCTGGAAGCTATGAAAGGCTATAGCTGAGCTATAGCGGCTAAATCATCCATTTAGCGGTTTTGCTAATTCATGGAAAAATAATCAAAATTTATATATATCTGTATCAACAATTCACAAATTTGATAATTTATTGGCATTAGGCATAACATAGTAACACGGTTACATAAAAAGCTATGAATAAGACACAGTTCGGTCCACATATTACAACATTATAAGTAGCAACAATTTCcagttttcctttttttccttttctttcccaCTATATTTATAGCATTATAGCCTTAGCAGCTATTTTTACCTGTTTTTGGGGCTAATAGCGGGTTTTTAAAGCTAATAGCGGATTATCCCGTCTTAGCCTTTGAAGGGCATAGCTATAGCGGCAGGTCCCTCCGGTCAGCTATAgctggctatagccgggctatagccggctattttaaacttcGAAATACCGAGGACTGAGTTTTACATCTCAGGATGTCGGTGTCGTTCTAGCTATCTCTGGTATGAGACTTTTTTTTcaaatcgataacatgttcatgAAGAATGAAACCAAAACATATTTAGCAATAGCATGACACCTTTTGTATTACATGTATAACTGGTTTTCAATACTAAATGCCCATCTTCGTTGTTTAGGTATTTTCATGTATCAACTCCTTGTGAAGTATGCTGGGTCAATGAAGCCATTCCGTCTTGCAGCGGTATGTGAGAAGAACAGTTTATGTCGAGATACTTCTTTATATGGTCAACCTATTGTACAGTACCAAATTGCATATATGATTTTTCAGGTATTATCTATAATTACCCTTGCAACATATCCATTCATAGAAACCTATATGGTATGGAGCTCAAAGCACTCATCAGCATAGCTTCGCTTCTGAAAAATATTTTTGCGGTAAGTCCACTTCAGACGAAATTGTTAAGATAAATTATGAACTAGGATTGTTTATTGGGGCATTGGTCAAAAATTGTAGTAGCCCATACAGTAACCAAGAAAATCTCACCTCACTACTAAC includes:
- the LOC124690714 gene encoding protein ZINC INDUCED FACILITATOR 1-like, with the translated sequence MYQPAKKYPNVFSPESLFGRFPYFLPCFGISVLAAGACVACLRLPETLHMHVGAEVIDGIELQAIDITLEQSRSGRLASTKSLVKNWQLMSAIIVYCIFSLYDTAYYEIFSLWAVSNRKYHSLK